From the bacterium genome, one window contains:
- the mreC gene encoding rod shape-determining protein MreC: protein MIWRFRKEILFFILIYFSFLINKLYFSRNFSKNLVKKNIINYSEIINENERLKKILKLNEEGKLNEFIVGRIINFIPSLFPGELVVDKGQKENVETGMVVITDDLNLVGKVERVEENVSYVSTIFNSKTKISSVLFSTGEVGIIEGGTTPFVLLKYISSDSNIKIGDEVLTSGYSKSFPAGIKIGKVVKIEKQTNSLFLKIYVKPYCMYSYIKEVLIGKERHN, encoded by the coding sequence ATGATATGGCGATTTAGAAAAGAAATATTATTTTTTATTTTAATTTATTTTTCATTTCTTATTAATAAATTATATTTTTCAAGAAATTTTTCCAAAAATTTGGTCAAGAAAAACATTATAAATTATTCAGAAATAATAAATGAAAATGAACGACTTAAAAAAATCCTTAAATTAAATGAAGAAGGAAAATTAAATGAATTTATTGTTGGAAGAATTATAAATTTCATCCCAAGTTTATTTCCTGGTGAACTTGTTGTTGATAAAGGGCAAAAGGAAAATGTAGAAACTGGGATGGTTGTTATAACAGATGACCTTAATCTTGTTGGTAAAGTTGAAAGAGTGGAAGAAAATGTATCTTATGTTTCTACTATTTTTAATTCAAAAACAAAAATAAGTTCTGTTCTTTTTTCAACTGGTGAAGTCGGAATTATTGAAGGAGGAACAACTCCATTTGTTCTTTTAAAATATATTTCTTCTGATAGTAATATTAAAATTGGGGATGAGGTCTTAACTTCTGGTTATAGTAAAAGTTTTCCTGCTGGTATAAAAATTGGCAAAGTTGTAAAAATAGAAAAACAGACAAATTCATTATTTCTTAAAATTTATGTTAAACCATACTGTATGTATTCTTATATTAAAGAGGTACTAATTGGAAAAGAAAGGCATAATTAG
- a CDS encoding rod shape-determining protein produces MVKFLTFFSNDIGIDLGTANTCVYVRGKGVVLMEPSIVAMNTTTKEFVAVGGEAKKMLGKTPANIVAMKPMKDGVIADFDGCEAMLRYFISKVKTPKHKFVLPPRIVISVPSGITSVERRAVKETALKAGARMVRIVEEPMAAAIGVGLPVEEPCGSLIIDIGGGTTEMAVISLGGIVITKSLRIAGNEMDEAIIEYLKKKYNLLIGERTAEEIKIQIGSAYKLNEELEMDVHGRSLVEGLPKQIKINSEEIREALKDTLSLIVNAVRDVLEETPPELSSDLIKEGGVVIAGGGALLKGIDKLISQETKLPVIVADDPLTAVVRGTGKMLEEEKYFKHFPQE; encoded by the coding sequence ATGGTAAAATTTCTGACTTTTTTTTCAAATGATATAGGTATTGATTTAGGAACAGCAAATACATGTGTTTATGTCAGAGGAAAAGGAGTTGTCTTGATGGAACCATCAATAGTTGCAATGAATACCACCACAAAAGAATTCGTTGCTGTTGGTGGAGAAGCAAAAAAAATGCTTGGAAAAACACCTGCTAATATAGTCGCAATGAAACCAATGAAAGATGGAGTAATTGCTGATTTTGATGGATGCGAAGCAATGTTGAGATATTTCATTTCAAAAGTAAAAACACCAAAACATAAATTTGTCCTTCCACCAAGAATTGTAATTTCAGTTCCTTCTGGAATTACAAGCGTTGAAAGAAGAGCAGTTAAAGAGACCGCTTTAAAAGCAGGAGCGCGGATGGTAAGAATTGTTGAAGAACCAATGGCAGCAGCAATAGGAGTGGGACTGCCTGTTGAGGAACCATGTGGAAGTTTAATAATTGATATAGGTGGGGGGACAACTGAAATGGCAGTTATATCACTTGGGGGTATTGTAATTACAAAAAGTTTAAGAATTGCAGGCAATGAAATGGATGAAGCAATAATTGAATATTTAAAGAAAAAATATAATTTATTAATTGGGGAAAGAACAGCAGAAGAAATTAAAATACAAATTGGTTCTGCTTATAAACTTAATGAAGAACTTGAAATGGATGTTCATGGAAGAAGTCTGGTAGAGGGATTGCCCAAACAGATAAAAATAAACTCAGAGGAAATAAGAGAGGCATTAAAAGACACATTAAGTTTAATAGTAAATGCTGTTAGGGATGTTCTTGAAGAAACACCCCCAGAACTTTCTAGTGATTTAATTAAAGAAGGAGGAGTTGTAATTGCAGGTGGGGGGGCATTATTAAAAGGAATTGATAAACTTATTTCTCAGGAGACAAAACTTCCTGTAATTGTTGCTGATGACCCTCTTACTGCTGTTGTTAGAGGAACAGGTAAAATGCTTGAAGAAGAAAAATATTTTAAACATTTCCCTCAAGAATAA
- a CDS encoding translation elongation factor-like protein — protein sequence MKEMKIGEITHYFNKIGVAAIKITNDQLKRGDEIHIKGHTTDFSQKVNSIQIEHQEVEVAKVGDEIGIKTDEIVRDGDEVFKIIEEM from the coding sequence ATGAAGGAGATGAAAATAGGGGAGATAACACATTATTTTAATAAAATTGGAGTTGCTGCTATTAAAATTACCAACGACCAGTTAAAAAGGGGAGATGAGATACATATAAAAGGACACACAACAGATTTTTCTCAAAAAGTAAATTCAATACAAATAGAACACCAGGAAGTTGAAGTTGCAAAAGTTGGTGATGAAATTGGAATAAAGACAGATGAAATTGTTAGAGATGGCGATGAAGTTTTTAAAATTATAGAAGAAATGTAA
- a CDS encoding response regulator yields MNEKILIISDKENLKKLCRDLLEKRNFIFEETNNGFVAIDKIKNNEFTLILLDLQISEIDGFQFIKNVREFNNLIPIVVIDEEIKNAVKAINSGANDLLIYPFDINQFFKTIKKNIEIGSLLKEVSRLKIFETLFELNKNIGFLTDIDTFLENISDILLKTFSPERISIYLIDKGSSNFILRKHKYIADKTNKQKMSYSKEEINKIFGSEIVKLDEQTKTIRAFVRIKGKEKEVGLLDIEISKNIGIFEKNEVKFLELFSMQIGIGIENSILLETIRGSYFLNTIECLIKSLEVKDGYTKQHSEMVAYYATLLGKRLELSDEEIETLKISSFLHDLGKLGVKNGILSKEEPLTPEEKYFIKKHPLITVNILRPLNVDKEKVEACLYHHERVDGRGYPEGLSGEKIPLYAKILAIADAYSAMRADRPYRKALSKEEAISELLANAGTQFDRELVNVFIDILNKMEVNNEGDENRGDNTLF; encoded by the coding sequence ATGAATGAAAAAATTTTAATTATATCTGATAAGGAAAATTTAAAAAAATTATGCAGGGATTTACTTGAAAAAAGAAATTTTATTTTTGAGGAAACAAATAATGGTTTTGTAGCAATTGATAAAATTAAAAATAATGAATTTACTCTTATTTTACTTGACTTACAAATAAGCGAAATTGATGGATTCCAGTTTATTAAAAACGTCAGGGAATTCAATAATTTAATACCAATTGTTGTAATAGATGAAGAAATTAAAAATGCAGTAAAAGCAATAAATTCAGGTGCAAATGACCTTTTGATTTATCCATTTGATATTAATCAATTTTTTAAAACAATTAAAAAAAATATAGAAATTGGAAGTTTATTAAAAGAAGTATCAAGATTAAAAATTTTTGAGACACTTTTTGAGTTGAACAAAAATATTGGATTTCTTACAGACATTGATACATTTCTTGAGAATATATCTGACATTTTATTAAAAACATTTTCACCCGAAAGAATTTCAATCTATTTAATTGATAAAGGCAGTAGCAATTTTATTTTAAGAAAACATAAATATATTGCAGATAAGACAAATAAACAAAAAATGAGTTATTCAAAAGAAGAAATAAATAAAATCTTTGGTTCAGAAATAGTTAAATTAGATGAACAAACTAAAACAATTCGTGCTTTTGTTAGAATAAAAGGAAAAGAAAAAGAAGTTGGATTGCTTGATATAGAAATTTCTAAAAACATAGGTATCTTTGAAAAAAACGAGGTAAAATTTCTTGAATTATTTTCAATGCAAATTGGAATAGGAATTGAAAACTCTATTTTATTGGAAACAATTAGGGGCTCATATTTTTTAAATACAATAGAGTGTCTAATAAAATCACTTGAAGTAAAAGATGGATACACAAAACAACACTCAGAAATGGTTGCATATTATGCTACACTTCTTGGAAAGAGATTAGAATTAAGTGATGAAGAAATAGAAACACTAAAAATATCTTCTTTTTTACATGACCTGGGAAAATTAGGAGTAAAAAATGGTATTCTTTCTAAAGAAGAACCATTAACACCAGAAGAAAAATATTTTATAAAGAAGCATCCTTTAATAACTGTGAATATTTTGCGACCATTAAATGTGGATAAAGAAAAAGTTGAAGCATGTTTATATCATCATGAAAGAGTTGATGGAAGGGGATATCCAGAAGGATTAAGTGGAGAAAAAATCCCTTTATATGCTAAAATTTTGGCAATTGCTGATGCTTATAGTGCTATGCGGGCAGATAGACCATACAGAAAAGCACTAAGTAAAGAGGAAGCAATAAGTGAACTATTGGCAAATGCAGGTACTCAATTTGATAGAGAACTTGTTAATGTTTTTATTGATATATTGAACAAAATGGAGGTGAATAATGAAGGAGATGAAAATAGGGGAGATAACACATTATTTTAA
- the lptB gene encoding LPS export ABC transporter ATP-binding protein translates to MLETKNLKKSFGRKVAVRDISINVGKGEIVGLLGPNGAGKTTTFEMVLGFLKPDKGNIFVDGIDITNFSVWKRSQLGISYLPQEISIFSKLTVEENFYIILESYYKDKKKMKQVVEEYLKKIGLYDMREQPAGTLSGGEKRRLEIGRSLSLNPKFFLLDEPFSGIDPKTVSELQDIVVKLKNSNIGILLTDHNVREALTITDRAYIIYQGKILIEGKPEEILKHPEARGVYFGEKFQI, encoded by the coding sequence ATGCTTGAAACAAAAAATTTAAAAAAGAGTTTTGGGAGAAAAGTAGCCGTTAGAGATATTTCCATAAATGTTGGTAAAGGAGAAATTGTTGGACTTTTAGGTCCAAATGGGGCAGGAAAAACGACAACTTTTGAAATGGTACTTGGATTTTTAAAACCAGATAAAGGTAATATTTTTGTTGATGGGATAGATATAACAAACTTTTCTGTCTGGAAAAGAAGTCAATTGGGTATTTCTTATCTTCCACAGGAAATATCAATTTTTTCAAAATTAACAGTTGAAGAAAATTTCTATATAATTCTTGAATCATATTACAAAGATAAAAAAAAGATGAAGCAGGTTGTTGAAGAATATCTAAAAAAGATAGGGCTTTATGATATGAGGGAACAGCCAGCAGGAACTCTTTCAGGCGGAGAAAAAAGGCGACTTGAAATAGGAAGAAGTTTAAGTTTAAATCCCAAGTTTTTTCTTTTAGATGAGCCTTTTTCAGGAATTGACCCAAAAACTGTATCTGAACTTCAGGATATAGTTGTCAAATTAAAAAATTCAAATATTGGTATTTTACTTACAGACCATAATGTAAGAGAAGCACTAACAATAACAGATAGAGCATATATAATTTATCAGGGCAAAATACTTATTGAAGGAAAACCAGAAGAAATATTAAAACATCCAGAAGCAAGAGGTGTTTATTTTGGAGAGAAATTTCAGATATGA
- a CDS encoding isoprenyl transferase, whose amino-acid sequence MRKNLTILPVHVGIIMDGNGRWANKKNLPRIFGHKEGIKAVRRVVKAAKKFEIKYLTLYSFSTENWKRPQEEVSFLLKLIETRLIKEGNNLNKNNVKVDFIGKKEKLPKKLIEIMDRVRNLTKKNTGLTLIFAINYGGRQEILDAIEQIIKHGNIKKVEEENFRNFLYLPSLPDPDLIVRTAGEKRISNFLLWQSAYSELYFTDVLWPDFDEEDFYKCLVSYQRRKRKFGGLVK is encoded by the coding sequence ATGAGAAAGAATTTAACGATATTACCGGTACATGTTGGAATTATAATGGATGGAAATGGAAGATGGGCTAATAAAAAAAATTTGCCAAGAATTTTTGGTCATAAAGAAGGGATTAAAGCAGTAAGAAGGGTGGTAAAGGCAGCAAAAAAATTTGAAATTAAATATCTTACATTATATTCCTTTTCAACAGAGAACTGGAAAAGACCGCAAGAAGAAGTTTCTTTTCTCCTTAAACTTATAGAAACAAGACTGATAAAAGAAGGAAATAATTTAAACAAAAATAATGTAAAAGTTGATTTTATTGGTAAGAAAGAAAAACTTCCTAAAAAACTTATTGAAATAATGGACAGGGTAAGAAATTTAACTAAAAAAAATACAGGACTTACTTTAATTTTTGCTATAAATTATGGAGGCAGACAGGAGATATTGGATGCAATAGAACAAATAATTAAACATGGGAATATAAAAAAGGTTGAAGAAGAAAATTTCCGGAATTTTCTTTATCTTCCTTCTCTTCCTGACCCTGACCTTATAGTAAGAACAGCAGGAGAAAAGCGAATAAGCAATTTTTTATTATGGCAATCAGCATATTCAGAGCTTTACTTTACAGATGTTCTCTGGCCTGATTTTGATGAAGAGGACTTTTATAAATGTCTTGTTTCTTACCAAAGAAGAAAAAGAAAATTTGGGGGGCTTGTTAAGTGA
- the dxr gene encoding 1-deoxy-D-xylulose-5-phosphate reductoisomerase has product MKRVVIFGSTGTIGINTLEVINRQKNKFKVVALACKENKKILSQQIEQFLPEFVYIEERDTSFERKFKNIKFFYKGEMSEISKVDSDIFIFAIPGIDSLDTFVECLKRRKKIGLATKEILVVAGSIIKNLLKKYKSEILPIDSEHNAIFQIIEKENKKDIKKIYLTASGGPFYKTKIKSPSLKQVLSHPIWKMGKKITIDSATMMNKCFEIIEAHHLFSLPFEKIGVLFHPEAIVHGLVEFIDGTIKAIMYKPDMKIPINYVLNYPEREGESLEILPLDKMKKLTFRAPSGKEKFIKFAKESIKINGSYPVVLNTANEVSVRYFLENKIKFQDILGTIEKIIKKQKIQKNITINDIYRITEEIKNSY; this is encoded by the coding sequence GTGAAAAGAGTTGTTATTTTTGGTTCAACAGGGACAATAGGAATAAATACACTTGAAGTTATAAATAGACAAAAAAATAAATTTAAAGTTGTCGCTCTTGCATGTAAAGAAAACAAAAAAATTCTTTCTCAACAAATTGAACAATTTTTACCTGAATTTGTTTATATTGAAGAAAGAGATACATCTTTTGAAAGGAAATTTAAAAATATAAAATTTTTTTATAAAGGAGAAATGTCTGAAATTTCAAAAGTTGATTCAGATATTTTCATTTTTGCTATACCTGGTATTGACAGTTTAGATACCTTTGTTGAGTGTCTGAAAAGGAGAAAAAAAATTGGACTTGCAACAAAAGAAATTCTTGTTGTTGCAGGTAGTATTATAAAAAATTTATTAAAAAAATACAAAAGTGAAATTCTCCCTATTGATAGTGAGCATAATGCAATTTTTCAGATTATAGAAAAAGAAAATAAAAAAGATATTAAAAAGATATACCTGACTGCATCAGGGGGACCTTTTTATAAAACAAAAATTAAAAGTCCATCTTTAAAACAGGTTCTTTCTCATCCTATATGGAAAATGGGCAAGAAAATAACAATTGATTCTGCAACAATGATGAATAAATGTTTTGAAATAATTGAAGCACATCATCTTTTTTCTTTACCATTTGAAAAAATTGGGGTTTTATTTCATCCTGAGGCAATAGTTCATGGGTTAGTAGAATTTATTGATGGAACAATAAAGGCAATTATGTATAAACCAGATATGAAAATTCCAATAAATTATGTTTTAAACTATCCTGAAAGAGAAGGAGAATCTCTTGAAATTCTACCATTAGATAAGATGAAAAAACTTACTTTTAGAGCTCCTTCTGGAAAAGAAAAATTTATAAAGTTTGCAAAAGAGTCAATAAAAATAAATGGCTCTTATCCTGTTGTTTTAAATACTGCAAACGAAGTGTCTGTTAGGTATTTTCTTGAAAATAAAATAAAATTTCAAGATATTTTAGGGACTATTGAAAAAATAATTAAAAAACAAAAAATACAAAAAAATATAACTATAAATGATATTTACAGAATTACAGAAGAAATAAAAAATTCTTATTAA